The following is a genomic window from Carassius gibelio isolate Cgi1373 ecotype wild population from Czech Republic chromosome B7, carGib1.2-hapl.c, whole genome shotgun sequence.
TTTTGCCATAAccttattttaataaaagtttacattcataaaaaaaatagtttccaccaaaatatgaaATGGCACAATGTTTTGcgcaattaaaatgtatttctgaaaaTCATGACACTTAAAACTGTAGTATAATGAATGGCTGGTGAACAATCAGCTTGCcgttgtaaaatgtatttagataaattatttgttttaaatgataataatatttctcaatgtttttttgtttaaatcaatgcagccttgacaatacttgtttaaaaaacataaaaaatattactgaccttaAACGTTTGATCGTAGTGTAGATTTTGAACAAGAGgttgaaaaataagttaattttttttaatgagcttCTCCTTTAAGAGCACTATCAAGTAACAGAATGGGAAGCACGTTTTGGTGACTGAGAATTCTGAGCAGTGActcattcttattattattattattattattttttttctatgacaGTATTTCTAACATGATTGTGTTTGTTTCAGGGCTTTCTTCTGGCTGGTGTCTTTGTTGCTGTCCTCTCTTGTGTGGTTCATCACAGTTCAGATCAGTAACAAGAACAGTGCGGCTCAGCAGAGAGGGCTGCTCATCTTTGGGGTTGTgctctctgtgctgctgcaggagGCTTTCAGATATGGTTACTACAGACTGCTGAAGTAAGAATTAACTGTTCATTTTCTGTGTTAGAAAGGAGCCACATAATCAATAAACCTAAATATAATGGCATATCGTGTTCTTGAGCGTTGACTGCATTAATATAAGACTCAGCAGTGGCAAGGCTGTACTTTGTGTGTTAGCTCTGAGGTCATGTGTATACTAGTTTAAACCTGAACAtggtttttacttttaaataaacacacttaaatgtacagtttttctcCTTTGTGAAATGGAAGCAAAACTATTGATGCatcagaccttttttttttttgtccaatcaaatgctgtcTAGAAGGACAATGTCTCTAATTGTGTTTCACCGGCTGTAACTAAAACACATTTTCTATTAAAGAGCGAAACAGAACATACAACATACaaaacataagtttttttttctgctcacccaggctgcatttgtgtaatcaaaatacagtgatactgtaaaatattattacaatgtaaaatatttttttttctatttgaatttattttaaaacgtcatttattcctgtattggcaaagctgaattttcagcagacattactctGGTCTTTAGTgacacatgattcttcagaaatcactctgtcatgctcatttggtgctcaagaaacatttgttattatcatcagtgttgaaaacagttgtgctgcttaatatttttgtggaaaccgttatgcttttttttttcaggattctttgatgattagaaatttcaaaagaacagaatttatttgaaatagtcaagacatttataatgacacAAAGCATTTCTGTCACCCAAAAgttttaatttatgtaaaaaaaataaaaaagcacaaacTGTTGTGCAATCTGACCCAGTCTTCCCGTTTCAGTAAGAAACTCTcaacacaaaacagaaaacattattAAACCATCCCTCTTCAGATTCCATGGGGtctttaaataactaaaatatcaTGTTGGTGAATCTCGTTGGTGTTCAGTGTTGGTGTTGTGTAGGAGGGTTGTTGTTAACGTCTGTTATTGTATCTCTCCCAGGAAAGCAAATGAAGGTCTGTTGGCGCTCAGTCAGGAGGACACCATGCCCATCTCCATGCGGCAGCTAGCTTATGGTAAACATCCATCACATGCTTCTTCTAGTAATCCAATAAACAGCCAGTGTTTAAGTGTGTGTCGTTGGATTGCAGTGTCAGGTCTGGGCTTTGGCTTCATGAGCGGAGCCTTCTCTGTGGTCAACATACTCTCTGATTCCTTGGGTCCGGGTACCATCGGCATCCATGGCGACTCTCAACACTACTTCATATCCTCAGGTAATGAGATGCCAGTTAGTTTTTAAACCCTGGAAATCATATCGAGTGACTCAAGCATTCAGCATATGCTTTCTCTCCACAGCTTTTATGACCCTGGCCATTATCTTGCTGCATATGTTCTGGGGGGTTGTTTTCTTCGAGTCATGTGAGCGACAGAGATGGTGGGCTCTTGGAGCGGTGGTCA
Proteins encoded in this region:
- the LOC127961815 gene encoding gamma-secretase subunit Aph-1b-like, with protein sequence MTVGVFFGCTFIAFGPAVALFVFTIARDPLRVIFLIAGAFFWLVSLLLSSLVWFITVQISNKNSAAQQRGLLIFGVVLSVLLQEAFRYGYYRLLKKANEGLLALSQEDTMPISMRQLAYVSGLGFGFMSGAFSVVNILSDSLGPGTIGIHGDSQHYFISSAFMTLAIILLHMFWGVVFFESCERQRWWALGAVVISHLVVSCLTFVNPHYQGSLVPTYIILCVMAAWAFLCAGGSLRNLKLCLTCKDKDFLLANHRPR